AGGCGATGCCCAAGGCCTGCGTTACCTCTATCGACTGATCGACCTCGATCAGTTGCAACTCGACAGCAACGCGCTGCCCGACTTGCTGCTGGCCGCCGAGCGTATGCACTACACCGGCCTGAACATCACCTTCCCGTGCAAGCAGGCGATCATCCCGTTGCTCGATGAATTGTCGCCGGAAGCCCGGGGCATCGGCGCGGTCAACACGGTGGTGCTCAAGGATGGCAAGCGCATCGGCCACAACACCGATTGCCTGGGTTTTGCCGAAGGTTTTCGTCGGGGCCTGAAGGATGCTGCGCGTGAACGTGTCGTCCAGATGGGCGCCGGCGGTGCGGGAGCGGCAGTGGCCCACGCGTTGTTGAGCGAAGGCGTACAGCAGCTGAGTATTTTCGATGTCGACCGCGAGCGCGCCGAGAGTCTGGCGAACAACCTCAACCAGCATTTCGGCGTCGGTCGCGCCGTCGCCGGGCGAGATCTGCCGGGCACGCTGAATCAGGCCGATGGTCTGGTGAATACCACGCCGATGGGCATGGCCAAACTGCCGGGGATGCCAGTGCCGGTGGAGTTGCTGCGCAAGGAATTGTGGGTGGCGGAGATCGTTTACTTCCCGCTGGAAACCGAACTGCTGCGCAACGCCCGCGCGCTGGGTTGCCGCACGCTGGACGGCGGCAACATGGCGGTGTTTCAAGCGGTGAAGGCGTTTGAATTGTTCAGCGGCGTGGTGCCGGATGCGCAGCGGATGCTTGCGCATTTTCAAAGCATGAACGGCTGAAGATAAACATCGATCCTGTGGGAGCGGGCTTGCTCGCGAAGGCTGTGTGTCAGGCGCTAGATGTATAGGCTGACACGCCGCTTTCGCGAGCAAGCCCGCTCCCACATTGGATAGGTGTCACGGCTGCAAGTAGCGCAACACCGACTCGCAGATCATCTCGCGATGACGCTGCTTGATGCTTTCGTCCGGCAAATCGATCTGAAAAATCTCCCCGAACGTATGGCGGTTCGAGACGCGGTAGAAACAGAACGAACTGATCAGCAAGTGCACATCCAGCGCGTCCAGCCCGGCGCGGAAGACACCCTCCTCGGCACCGCGACGCAAAATCTCGCCCAGTGAATCGAGGATCGTATTGTTCATCGCCTTGATCGTGTCCGAACGCTTCACGAACTCGGCGTTGTGGATATTTTCGATACAGACGATGCGCACGAAATCGACGTTGCGGTCGTGGTGATCAAAGGTGAACTCCACCAGTCGGCGGATCGCCACCACCGGCGGCAACTCGGCCAGGTGCAGGCGGTTTTCGGTGCTGCGGATGTCGCCGTAAAGTTTCTCCAGTACCTCGACGTACAACTGCTCCTTACTGCCGAAGTAGTAATAGATCATGCGTTTGGAGGTGTGGATACGCTCGGCGATCGCGTCGACGCGGGCGCCGGACAAGCCCTGCTGGACGAACTCGACGATCGCCTCCTGCAGGATGTTCTCGCGGGTTTTTTCCGGGTTGTTCTTGCGACTCTTGCGCGGCTCGATACCGGATTCGACGGGAGCGGCGGGGAGTTCTGAAGTCATTGTCATTGCGGGCTCACGGCCATCACTGCACAGGTTGGCGATTATGGGCCGCGCTGCACAGTGAAGGAAGCCACGCGGCTCGTGTTTAATCCCGCGTTTACGAAATTCCTACAACTTCGCCTGACGCACCGCACCGCTGCGTGATTTGGCCATCGCCGCCAGACGGACCGCAACGTTCGCCGCACCATAACCGGCATAGCCGTTTTTACGCTGGATGATCTCGAAGAAGAAGCGCCCCTCGAACGGCTCGGTGTACACGTGGAACAACTCGCCGCCCTGCGCGTCGCGGTCGTAGAGCACGTTGTAGTACGCCAGCTCGCTGAGGAACTCGTCGTCGAAATCGAAGCGCGCGGCGAGGTCGTCGTAATAGTTGAGCGGGATATCCAGCAACGGCACACCGGCTTCTTTGGCGCGGCTGACTTCGGCGAAGATGTCATCACAATCGAAGGCGATGTGATGCACACCGGAGCCGCGATAACTCGACAGCGCGTGGGAGATCGCGGTGTTGCGATTCTCGGAGATGTTCAGCGGTAGACGGATCGAGCTGTCGCGGCTGCGCAACGCCCGGCTTTTCACCAGACCGTACGGATCGGGCAGCACCACTTCATCGTCGGCCTCGAAATCCAGCAGGCTCTTGTAGAACAGCACCCAGCTGTCGAGGCTGTCGGCCGGCAGCGCCATGGCCATGTGATCGATGCGCTTGAGGCCGCCACGGGCCTGAGCGTTCGGCAGCAGATTGAAGTCGGTGCCATAAACGTCCGCCGCCTCATCCACCAGATAAATCAGGCTGCCGTCCGGCGCACGCACCGCTGCCAGTTCCAGTTCGTTGGGGCCGACCAGGCCGCGATAGGGCTGGCCCTTGTAGGCGACGGCGCGGGCCAGGGCGCTGGCGCTGTCCTTGACCCGCACGGCGGTGGCGCACAGCGACGGGCCGTGGGCTTCGAAGAAACTGTGGCCAAACGAATACGGTTCGGCGTTGAGGATCAGGTTGATATCGCCTTGGCGCAACAGGCTCACACTCTTGGAGCGGTGCTGCCCGGCCTTGACGAAGCCCAGGCGCTCCAGCCAGTTGCTCAGTTTGGCGCCGAGGCTTTCGTCGACGGCGAACTCGAGAAACTCGATGCCGTTGTACTCGCTGGCCGGCGGCGTTTCGAAGAGGATTTCACGGTTGGCCACTGGCGTTGCTTGCTGTTCCAGGCGCTGACGGGTTTTCTCTTCCAGATACAGCAGCGAACGCAGACCATCGGCGGCGTTGGCCCGTGGTGGCGCGGCGCGGAAGCCATCGTTGAAGATCTCCAGCGACAACGGCCCGGTGTAACCGCTCTGGATGATTGGCGCGAGGAACCCCGGCAGATCGAATTCGCCCTGCCCCGGGAAGCAACGGAAATGCCGGCTCCACTCCAGGACGTCCATGGCGAGGATCGGCGCGTCGGCCATTTGCACAAAGAAGATCTTGTCGCCAGGAATGTCGGCAATCGCGCTTGGATCACCTTTCAGCGACAAGGTGTGAAAGCTGTCGAGCAGCACGCCGAGTGCCGGGTGGTCGGCCTGGCGAACAATGTCCCAGACCTGTTGATAAGTATTGACGTGCCGGCCCCAGGCCAGCGCTTCATAGCCGATACGCAACCCGCGAGCGCCGGCACGTTCGGCCAGCAGCCGCAGATCATCGACGAGAATCTGCCGGTCGCCGACGCTGTCCGCCGAGGCGTTGCTGCAGACCAGCACCAGATCGGTGCCCAGCTCCTGCATCAGGTCGAATTTGCGCTCGGCCCGCTCCAGATTGCGCGCCAGCCGATCACGGCGGCAGCCTTCAAAATCGCGGAACGGCTGGAACAGGGTGATGGCGATCCCCAGGTCAGCGCACATCTGCCTGATTTCCCGCGGGCTGCCGTCGTAATACAGAAGATCGTTCTCGAAGATCTCGACGCCGTCGAACCCGGCGGCGGCAATGGCTTCGAGCTTTTCCGGCAGGGTGCCGCTCAGGGAAACGGTGGCAATGGAACGCTGCATGTTGCTACTCCCGGACTG
The Pseudomonas fluorescens genome window above contains:
- a CDS encoding TetR family transcriptional regulator; protein product: MTMTSELPAAPVESGIEPRKSRKNNPEKTRENILQEAIVEFVQQGLSGARVDAIAERIHTSKRMIYYYFGSKEQLYVEVLEKLYGDIRSTENRLHLAELPPVVAIRRLVEFTFDHHDRNVDFVRIVCIENIHNAEFVKRSDTIKAMNNTILDSLGEILRRGAEEGVFRAGLDALDVHLLISSFCFYRVSNRHTFGEIFQIDLPDESIKQRHREMICESVLRYLQP
- a CDS encoding shikimate dehydrogenase; protein product: MTRKPVILAGLIGAGIQASRTPALHEHEGDAQGLRYLYRLIDLDQLQLDSNALPDLLLAAERMHYTGLNITFPCKQAIIPLLDELSPEARGIGAVNTVVLKDGKRIGHNTDCLGFAEGFRRGLKDAARERVVQMGAGGAGAAVAHALLSEGVQQLSIFDVDRERAESLANNLNQHFGVGRAVAGRDLPGTLNQADGLVNTTPMGMAKLPGMPVPVELLRKELWVAEIVYFPLETELLRNARALGCRTLDGGNMAVFQAVKAFELFSGVVPDAQRMLAHFQSMNG
- the quiC gene encoding 3-dehydroshikimate dehydratase QuiC; the protein is MQRSIATVSLSGTLPEKLEAIAAAGFDGVEIFENDLLYYDGSPREIRQMCADLGIAITLFQPFRDFEGCRRDRLARNLERAERKFDLMQELGTDLVLVCSNASADSVGDRQILVDDLRLLAERAGARGLRIGYEALAWGRHVNTYQQVWDIVRQADHPALGVLLDSFHTLSLKGDPSAIADIPGDKIFFVQMADAPILAMDVLEWSRHFRCFPGQGEFDLPGFLAPIIQSGYTGPLSLEIFNDGFRAAPPRANAADGLRSLLYLEEKTRQRLEQQATPVANREILFETPPASEYNGIEFLEFAVDESLGAKLSNWLERLGFVKAGQHRSKSVSLLRQGDINLILNAEPYSFGHSFFEAHGPSLCATAVRVKDSASALARAVAYKGQPYRGLVGPNELELAAVRAPDGSLIYLVDEAADVYGTDFNLLPNAQARGGLKRIDHMAMALPADSLDSWVLFYKSLLDFEADDEVVLPDPYGLVKSRALRSRDSSIRLPLNISENRNTAISHALSSYRGSGVHHIAFDCDDIFAEVSRAKEAGVPLLDIPLNYYDDLAARFDFDDEFLSELAYYNVLYDRDAQGGELFHVYTEPFEGRFFFEIIQRKNGYAGYGAANVAVRLAAMAKSRSGAVRQAKL